One Bufo gargarizans isolate SCDJY-AF-19 chromosome 4, ASM1485885v1, whole genome shotgun sequence DNA window includes the following coding sequences:
- the LOC122935031 gene encoding cysteinyl leukotriene receptor 2-like — protein sequence MNSSEADTVHPCPIQDDYKHVVYTVVYIIVFLSGLLFNGAAVYVFCKVRKKKGLSTICLLNLAVADLLFLFFLPLRIAFYQMDGTWIFGDLLCRFTTFSFYFSMYSSILFLACLSIFRYMSVVHPETIKVKTAIKVCAGVWVFAGLSTMPFLFSGITVRENVIRCFEPAVMSAWKRVMYMNYYALVAGFILPFLAIVVCNGLLIRHIAAMPMEKKTIRKQITMIVLVLLVCGVCFLPYHIQRTVHLNYLVHHPDICTLHEVLQKTVVTTLCLAVLNTCLDPLLYVFVGHGYKSWLLLLFMPKRGTNVRPSSTDSSGINEAMVDEVPMNENVLRSTNELLPKM from the coding sequence ATGAACAGCAGTGAAGCAGACACCGTACATCCTTGTCCCATACAAGACGATTATAAGCATGTGGTGTATACAGttgtctacatcatagtatttCTCAGCGGTTTGCTCTTTAATGGGGCTGCTGTGTATGTTTTTTGTAAGGTCAGGAAAAAGAAAGGACTATCAACGATATGCCTGCTAAACCTTGCAGTGGCGGatcttctgtttttatttttcctgcCTCTGAGGATAGCCTTCTACCAGATGGATGGGACTTGGATTTTTGGCGACTTGCTGTGCCGTTTTACTACATTCTCTTTCTATTTCAGCATGTACTCCAGCATACTTTTCTTGGCTTGTCTGAGCATTTTCCGCTATATGTCAGTGGTGCACCCAGAAACAATAAAAGTTAAGACAGCCATTAAGGTCTGTGCTGGTGTCTGGGTTTTTGCAGGTCTAAGTACAATGCCCTTCCTTTTTTCTGGCATCACTGTCCGGGAAAATGTCATAAGGTGCTTTGAACCTGCTGTGATGTCAGCATGGAAGAGGGTCATGTATATGAACTACTATGCCTTGGTTGCTGGATTTATACTCCCTTTTCTGGCCATTGTAGTGTGTAATGGGTTGCTCATCAGACATATTGCGGCCATGCCAATGGAGAAGAAAACCATTAGAAAGCAAATTACTATGATAGTCTTAGTTTTATTGGTTTGTGGTGTCTGTTTTTTGCCATACCATATTCAAAGAACGGTACACCTAAATTACTTGGTTCATCATCCAGACATATGCACCTTACACGAGGTTCTTCAGAAAACTGTTGTTACAACACTGTGTTTAGCTGTTCTGAATACCTGCCTGGATCCTCTCTTATATGTATTTGTAGGCCATGGTTATAAATCGTGGCTGCTGTTACTATTCATGCCCAAAAGGGGTACCAATGTAAGACCCTCATCTACTGACTCAAGTGGTATCAATGAAGCAATGGTAGACGAAGTACCAATGAATGAAAATGTTCTAAGATCAACTAATGAACTACTgccaaaaatgtaa